In a genomic window of Quercus lobata isolate SW786 chromosome 4, ValleyOak3.0 Primary Assembly, whole genome shotgun sequence:
- the LOC115987462 gene encoding guanine nucleotide exchange factor SPIKE 1-like → MEDEDLGSRRERIFSLSTGSVRARVFDRFLFDTPFTKNGKTQGGLEDQWKRRSVLQTEGSFPAHVNRLLVIKSESLEFSPVENAIGMIETRTAALRNELEEPRSSEGDQLPRLQSLQRILQGSVAVQVNSGVLSVCTAFLSGEPATRLRSRELQQLIAALLEFMAVCKRAIRVHFRLIGEEDQEFHTQLVNGFQSLTAELSHYIPAILSEL, encoded by the exons ATGGAGGATGAAGATTTGGGAAGTAGAAGGGAAAGGATCTTTTCACTTTCCACTGGAAGTGTCCGTGCACGTGTGTTTGACCGCTTTTTGTTTGATACCCCATTTACGAAAAATGGCAAGACCCAGGGTGGATTGGAAGACCAATGGAAGAGGCGAAGTGTGCTTCAGACTGAGGGCTCCTTCCCTGCCCATGTGAATAGGCTCTTGGTAATTAAATCTGAATCTCTTGAGTTCTCCCCAGTAGAAAATGCAATTGGAATGATTGAAACTCGGACAGCTGCACTACGAAATGAGCTTGAAGAGCCTCGCAGTTCTGAAGGTGATCAACTCCCTCGTCTCCAGAGTCTACAGAGAATTCTTCAAGGCAGTGTTGCTGTTCAA GTGAACAGTGGAGTCCTAAGTGTGTGTACGGCCTTCCTGTCTGGTGAGCCTGCAACGAGGCTGCGTTCACGGGAATTGCAGCAACTCATTGCTGCACTCCTTGAATTCATGGCTGTTTGCAAGCGGGCCATTCGGGTACACTTCAGATTGATTGGAGAAGAAGACCAGGAATTCCACACACAGCTTGTGAATGGATTTCAGTCCCTCACTGCAGAGTTATCTCATTACATCCCTGCCATTCTCTCAGAGCTTTGA
- the LOC115987463 gene encoding guanine nucleotide exchange factor SPIKE 1-like, with amino-acid sequence MQTARLRVMLIITLSELMYDVQVTQMKPDGTLEESGEARRLRKSLEEMSDEAKSPNLLRECGLSDSALVTIPERSEENRWSCSEVKYLSDSLLLALDGSLEHALLGSVMTMDRYAAAESFYKLAMAFAPVPDLHIMWLLHLCDAHQEMQSWAEAAQCPVAVAGVVMLMQLVNCYWGLWFNHPQSLYGKLTLENLPNYFPIFSPCTVQSCKIDFMICLLLRKN; translated from the exons ATGCAGACAGCAAGGTTAAGGGTCATGCTGATTATCACATTATCGGAGCTGATGTACGATGTGCAAGTGACTCAGATGAAGCCGGACGGAACGCTAGAGGAAAGTGGTGAAGCACGACGGCTTAGAAAATCTTTGGAGGAAATGTCAGATGAAGCTAAAAGCCCCAACCTATTGAGGGAGTGTGGACTCTCTGATAGTGCTCTGGTAACAATTCCGGAAAGGTCGGAAGAGAACAGGTGGTCCTGTTCAGAGGTGAAATATCTCTCTGACAGTCTTCTTCTTGCCCTTGATGGAAGCTTGGAGCATGCACTATTG GGATCTGTGATGACTATGGATAGATATGCAGCTGCTGAAAGTTTCTACAAACTTGCAATGGCATTTGCGCCCGTCCCAGATCTTCACATAATGTGGTTGCTACATTTATGTGATGCACATCAGGAAATGCAGTCTTGGGCTGAAGCTGCCCAGTGTCCTGTGGCTGTTGCTGGTGTTGTGATGCTGATGCAATTAGTAAACTGTTATTGGGGCTTGTGGTTCAACCACCCTCAGTCCTTATATGGAAAGTTGACCTTAGAAAATCTGCCTAACTATTTCCCCATTTTCTCACCTTGTACAGTGCAGAGCTGTAAAATTGACTTCATGATTTGCTTACTGTTGCGTAAAAATTAA